One genomic region from Nocardioides plantarum encodes:
- a CDS encoding PKD domain-containing protein, translating into MALTVVVVSTLALLGAAPARAVDGVVSFVAGDSTAGNRTAHVVRAPSAVRAGDALVLYLVVNDTGPVVTAPAGWTLLESRDGNGARGTAWTRTATAADAGVNVTVSTSTATKSVVGIASYRSSLGPASVTGSASLAVNTPATSHQTPDVAVRDPGSWVVDVWSEKSTSDATWSVPAATTQRTAAAGTGSGRISAVLGDSAGPVGAGTASGATATTSVAVSRSVLFSFAVSPGVDVNDAPVPAFTASCTGLVCAFDATSSTDPDGDTLTYSWTFGDGGTATGAAPSHSYATGGTRTVTLTASDGSTTAQTTRTVVSAPTQTQGELEFVAADSTAGNRSAHTVRVPAGVRTRDTLLLFLTTNDTTGTLPDQVPGWTLLQTREGNGIRGRVWTKEAGPSDAGSDVTVASSAYVKSAMSITAYRSDGAAAVASAGSAVNTAATSHTTPSVPVTETNAWLVSYWSEKSSAVSTWTAPGSVTSRTAAASTGSGKVSSVVGDSAGAVPPGTAAGRTATTSAPSSRSLMFSVVVRAGDDVGQEPPDAAFTVSCATLACDVDASTSTDPDDEELTYAWTFGDGGTATGVTATHTYAAATTRTITLTVGDGTATDQATRSVVLSAPQPPPGHTRLVPDIPRTNTPRIVDGEIWDLEVVGNRVFVAGNFTTIQNRTTGSSTTYQQAGLASFNLTTGLVDATFRPTFGLGGVEAVEASPDGTRLYVAGSFGTVDGVSKKAIARLDPTTGAPVAEFTANTNARASELAVSSTTVYAGGRFDLVNNVVRKSLVALDGVTGSVVPGFVNDITGGIGTNGELTVQRLKLSRDESRLLVVHTGRQVNGVDHYGVALINTRSAKVLPFTSDIWEDNLQFVGGIQRIYGGDISPDGSYFVVTSGSGGDRPPINDTVIAFSMDGGADSRPLWISRHFDSVYSVAISEKAIYVGGHFAWQESPTAPLPWPGLDDVGYGTGQGLSGYGLGDAVVNREHIGALNPVDGTAVDWNPGSNSFEGNKAMEVTARGLVTGGDATTQGEYNVGRIAIYDFNSLPAANGIDTTITDPIEGRVREADAPFTVTGTASVTTGSVGRVEVEVQDRDRQRWLQDDLTTWGTAANTINATLTSTGARTATWSLPLTVTGNRKMKLLARTISSTGASDPTKDTKKFETFGLDDQPPNTGISGPASPVRTMTFTITGTATDDVGVNSVSLTVRDVNNRYLQADGTASATYNAFRITPDVVGATSTTWTYEVTLPYEGEWQAQARATDTAGQSDLDTSDRSWIVSETGVAPSVSISAPTTMVPPTSVPTLVLAPGQPLTFSGSADDDEALDTVEISLRNATTREQLASDGTWGTDAIAGAYRVSPLNLTGRSHAWSYTTPFDLRPGTYSFTVRATDKLGLTTSTANQGRLTISVQVIGDAPPNGLLSVTGTVTGGQSLHLDLAGTATDDRGVAEVRVALEEQDSSRYLQPNGSLAAAYATRSAVLATPHGTSTGWTLPIDLPTQGDWAVTVYAYDTAGQQDTSTSGATARYRIYPGDTPPVLTDALLNPLEGTTFADGKIFISGRAEDDQAMQRVEVGVVNAAGQYMSSSGTFTSTTASWRTAFLTSPGTPGSNFSFTTPVVPEGTYTVRVRAVDQHDLVTAVPSERRVTVTHPPGNLPPVASFTVACGATNVCTYDGRGSTDENAPTLTYSWAFGNGSGTGPLPTRTYAVPGTFTVTLTVRDEWGLTATAAHQVQIVEPAGNLPPVPVINQPACAALACNISGVGSADPNTGDTFGYLWSFGDGTPTSTATSPAHTFPAAGTYLVTLTVTDGWGKAATTTRSVTVASP; encoded by the coding sequence GTGGCCCTCACGGTCGTGGTGGTGTCGACACTGGCCCTGCTCGGCGCCGCACCGGCCAGGGCTGTGGACGGGGTGGTGAGCTTCGTGGCAGGGGACAGCACGGCAGGCAACCGGACCGCCCACGTCGTCCGAGCCCCGAGCGCGGTCCGGGCGGGGGATGCGCTCGTCCTCTACCTCGTGGTCAACGACACGGGCCCGGTCGTGACGGCGCCGGCCGGGTGGACCCTGCTGGAGTCCCGTGACGGGAACGGCGCCCGCGGCACCGCCTGGACGCGGACCGCGACGGCCGCCGACGCCGGCGTGAACGTCACCGTGAGCACCTCCACGGCGACCAAGTCGGTCGTCGGGATCGCGTCCTACCGGAGCTCGCTGGGTCCCGCCTCGGTGACGGGATCGGCCAGCCTCGCGGTCAACACCCCGGCGACCAGTCACCAGACTCCCGACGTGGCGGTGCGCGACCCCGGGTCCTGGGTGGTCGACGTGTGGAGCGAGAAGTCCACGAGCGACGCCACCTGGTCCGTGCCCGCCGCGACCACCCAGCGCACGGCCGCGGCCGGCACGGGTTCGGGCCGGATCAGCGCGGTCCTGGGGGACTCGGCCGGACCGGTCGGCGCCGGGACGGCATCCGGGGCCACCGCCACCACCAGCGTCGCGGTCAGCCGGAGCGTCCTGTTCTCCTTCGCCGTCAGCCCCGGGGTCGACGTCAACGACGCACCTGTCCCGGCCTTCACCGCGTCGTGCACCGGCCTGGTCTGCGCCTTCGACGCCACGTCCTCGACCGATCCGGACGGTGACACCCTCACCTACTCGTGGACCTTCGGCGACGGCGGTACGGCGACGGGGGCCGCGCCCTCGCACTCCTACGCCACCGGGGGCACCCGCACGGTCACGCTCACCGCCAGTGACGGGAGCACGACCGCGCAGACGACCCGCACGGTCGTGAGCGCTCCGACCCAGACGCAGGGCGAGCTCGAGTTCGTGGCCGCGGACAGCACCGCCGGCAACCGCAGCGCCCACACGGTGCGCGTCCCGGCCGGCGTCCGGACCCGCGACACCCTGCTGCTGTTCCTCACCACCAACGACACGACCGGGACGCTGCCCGACCAGGTGCCCGGCTGGACGCTGCTGCAGACCCGGGAGGGCAACGGCATCCGGGGCCGGGTGTGGACCAAGGAGGCTGGTCCGAGCGACGCCGGGAGCGACGTGACGGTCGCCTCGAGCGCCTACGTCAAGTCGGCGATGAGCATCACCGCCTACCGCAGCGACGGCGCCGCGGCGGTGGCCTCCGCCGGCAGTGCGGTCAACACGGCCGCGACCAGCCACACCACCCCCTCGGTCCCGGTCACGGAGACGAACGCCTGGCTCGTCAGCTACTGGAGCGAGAAGTCCTCGGCGGTCTCCACGTGGACCGCGCCGGGCTCGGTCACCTCGCGGACCGCGGCGGCCTCGACCGGCAGCGGCAAGGTCAGCTCGGTCGTCGGGGACTCGGCCGGGGCGGTGCCGCCCGGCACCGCCGCGGGGCGTACGGCGACCACGAGCGCCCCGTCGAGCCGCAGCCTGATGTTCTCGGTCGTCGTCCGCGCGGGCGACGACGTGGGTCAGGAGCCCCCCGACGCCGCGTTCACGGTGTCGTGCGCGACGCTGGCGTGCGACGTCGACGCCTCGACCTCCACCGACCCCGACGACGAGGAGCTCACCTACGCCTGGACGTTCGGTGACGGCGGCACTGCCACGGGGGTGACGGCCACCCACACCTACGCCGCCGCGACCACGCGCACGATCACGCTCACCGTCGGCGACGGCACGGCGACCGACCAGGCCACCCGGTCGGTCGTGCTGTCGGCCCCGCAACCGCCACCCGGTCACACCCGGCTCGTGCCCGACATCCCTCGCACCAACACGCCGCGGATCGTCGACGGCGAGATCTGGGACCTCGAGGTCGTCGGCAACCGCGTCTTCGTGGCGGGCAACTTCACCACGATCCAGAACCGCACCACCGGCAGCTCCACGACCTACCAGCAGGCAGGACTGGCGTCGTTCAACCTGACGACCGGGCTGGTCGACGCCACGTTCCGTCCGACGTTCGGGCTGGGCGGCGTCGAGGCGGTCGAGGCCTCGCCCGACGGCACCAGGCTCTACGTCGCCGGCAGCTTCGGCACCGTCGACGGCGTGAGCAAGAAGGCCATCGCCCGACTCGACCCGACCACCGGCGCCCCCGTCGCCGAGTTCACCGCCAACACCAACGCCCGTGCCTCCGAGCTCGCCGTCAGCAGCACGACCGTCTACGCCGGTGGCCGCTTCGACCTCGTCAACAACGTGGTGCGCAAGTCGCTGGTGGCTCTCGACGGCGTGACCGGCTCGGTCGTCCCCGGCTTCGTCAACGACATCACCGGAGGCATCGGGACCAACGGCGAGCTGACGGTCCAGCGGCTCAAGCTCTCCCGCGACGAGAGCCGGTTGCTGGTCGTGCACACCGGTCGCCAGGTCAACGGGGTCGACCACTACGGGGTGGCGCTGATCAACACGCGCAGCGCGAAGGTGCTGCCGTTCACCTCCGACATCTGGGAGGACAACCTGCAGTTCGTCGGCGGCATCCAGCGCATCTACGGCGGGGACATCTCGCCCGACGGCAGCTACTTCGTCGTGACCAGCGGCTCCGGGGGCGACCGGCCTCCGATCAACGACACGGTGATCGCCTTCTCGATGGACGGCGGAGCCGACAGCCGGCCGCTGTGGATCTCCCGTCACTTCGACAGCGTCTACTCCGTCGCGATCTCCGAGAAGGCGATCTACGTCGGTGGTCACTTCGCCTGGCAGGAGTCGCCCACCGCTCCGCTGCCCTGGCCGGGCCTCGACGACGTCGGCTACGGCACCGGCCAGGGACTGTCCGGCTACGGCCTCGGCGACGCGGTCGTCAACCGCGAGCACATCGGCGCGCTCAACCCGGTCGACGGTACCGCGGTCGACTGGAACCCCGGCAGCAACTCCTTCGAGGGCAACAAGGCCATGGAGGTGACCGCACGAGGGCTCGTCACCGGCGGTGACGCGACGACCCAGGGCGAGTACAACGTCGGGCGCATCGCGATCTACGACTTCAACAGCCTGCCGGCGGCCAACGGGATCGACACCACGATCACCGACCCGATCGAGGGCCGGGTCAGGGAGGCCGACGCGCCCTTCACCGTCACCGGCACCGCCTCGGTCACCACCGGCAGCGTGGGCCGCGTCGAGGTCGAGGTGCAGGACCGGGACCGCCAGCGCTGGCTGCAGGACGACCTGACCACGTGGGGCACCGCCGCCAACACGATCAACGCGACCCTCACCTCCACCGGGGCGCGCACGGCGACCTGGTCGCTTCCGCTCACCGTCACCGGCAACCGCAAGATGAAGCTGCTCGCACGCACGATCTCGAGCACGGGCGCGAGCGACCCGACCAAGGACACCAAGAAGTTCGAGACCTTCGGGCTCGACGACCAACCGCCCAACACCGGCATCAGCGGACCCGCGAGCCCGGTACGCACGATGACGTTCACCATCACCGGGACGGCGACCGACGACGTGGGGGTCAACTCGGTCAGCCTGACGGTGCGCGACGTCAACAACCGCTACCTCCAGGCCGACGGGACGGCGAGCGCCACCTACAACGCGTTCCGCATCACGCCCGACGTGGTGGGGGCGACGAGCACCACCTGGACCTACGAGGTCACCCTGCCCTACGAGGGGGAGTGGCAGGCGCAGGCGCGAGCCACCGACACCGCAGGGCAGTCCGACCTCGACACCTCCGACCGGTCCTGGATCGTCAGCGAGACGGGCGTCGCCCCCTCGGTCTCGATCAGTGCGCCCACGACGATGGTCCCGCCCACGTCGGTCCCCACCCTCGTCCTGGCGCCGGGCCAGCCGCTGACCTTCTCGGGCTCGGCCGACGACGACGAGGCGCTCGACACGGTGGAGATCTCGCTGCGCAACGCCACGACCCGTGAGCAGCTCGCCTCCGACGGGACCTGGGGCACCGACGCGATCGCCGGCGCGTACCGCGTCTCGCCCCTCAACCTGACCGGGCGCAGCCACGCGTGGAGCTACACGACGCCCTTCGACCTGCGGCCCGGCACCTACTCGTTCACGGTGCGGGCCACCGACAAGCTCGGCCTGACCACGTCGACGGCCAACCAGGGCCGGCTGACGATCAGCGTCCAGGTCATCGGCGACGCACCGCCCAACGGCCTGCTCAGCGTCACCGGCACCGTCACCGGCGGTCAGTCGCTGCACCTCGACCTGGCCGGCACCGCCACCGACGACCGGGGGGTGGCCGAGGTCAGGGTCGCCCTCGAGGAGCAGGACTCCAGCCGCTACCTGCAGCCCAACGGCAGCCTCGCGGCGGCGTACGCCACCCGCAGCGCGGTGCTGGCCACGCCCCACGGCACGAGCACCGGGTGGACGTTGCCGATCGACCTGCCCACGCAGGGCGACTGGGCCGTCACGGTCTACGCCTACGACACGGCCGGCCAGCAGGACACCTCGACCAGCGGCGCCACGGCCCGCTACCGGATCTATCCGGGCGACACGCCCCCGGTGCTGACCGACGCCCTGCTCAACCCCCTCGAGGGCACGACGTTCGCCGACGGCAAGATCTTCATCAGCGGCCGCGCCGAGGACGACCAGGCGATGCAGCGCGTCGAGGTCGGCGTGGTCAACGCCGCGGGTCAGTACATGTCGTCGTCGGGAACGTTCACCAGCACGACAGCCAGCTGGCGCACGGCGTTCCTGACCAGCCCCGGCACGCCCGGGTCCAACTTCTCGTTCACCACGCCGGTCGTCCCCGAGGGGACCTACACCGTGCGGGTGCGCGCCGTCGACCAGCACGACCTCGTCACGGCGGTGCCCTCGGAGCGGCGCGTGACGGTCACCCATCCGCCGGGCAACCTCCCTCCGGTCGCGAGCTTCACCGTCGCCTGCGGCGCCACCAACGTGTGCACCTACGACGGTCGCGGATCCACCGACGAGAACGCGCCGACCCTGACCTACAGCTGGGCGTTCGGCAACGGCTCCGGCACCGGGCCGCTGCCGACCCGGACCTACGCGGTCCCCGGCACCTTCACGGTGACCCTCACCGTGCGCGACGAGTGGGGGCTGACCGCGACGGCCGCGCACCAGGTCCAGATCGTCGAGCCGGCCGGCAACCTGCCACCGGTGCCGGTGATCAACCAGCCGGCGTGCGCGGCCCTGGCGTGCAACATCTCCGGCGTGGGCTCGGCCGACCCCAACACCGGGGACACGTTCGGCTACCTCTGGTCCTTCGGCGACGGCACCCCCACGAGCACCGCGACCTCGCCGGCACACACGTTCCCCGCCGCCGGCACCTACCTGGTGACCCTCACCGTCACCGACGGCTGGGGCAAGGCGGCGACGACGACCAGATCGGTCACCGTCGCGTCCCCCTGA
- a CDS encoding ANTAR domain-containing protein, giving the protein MTGEPPRTAAGELADLTALLPGITTVDDAAEAVLTCARRCLDAEVAAVARHGSGGPVVLAQTSPGVTDLYALAPPGTFWEATGGREPGRAPVLTGTSTSTRTSTGLSRHLGARGVEAVASTVLTTTRGRPVTLDVFAATVERLVPHPPHVRLFLDFAGLVMTTLDRAEHLDAALESREVIAQAQGILRERFALTPAEGMSVLRRYSQQSHTKVRDVAREIVTQQSSPAPTTVPRHPDDTSCSV; this is encoded by the coding sequence GTGACCGGAGAACCGCCGCGCACCGCCGCGGGTGAGCTCGCCGACCTCACGGCGCTGCTGCCCGGCATCACCACCGTCGACGACGCCGCCGAGGCCGTCCTCACCTGTGCCCGACGCTGTCTGGACGCGGAGGTCGCCGCGGTCGCCCGACACGGGTCCGGCGGGCCGGTGGTGCTCGCGCAGACGTCGCCCGGCGTCACCGATCTCTACGCGCTGGCCCCGCCCGGCACCTTCTGGGAGGCCACGGGTGGGCGCGAGCCGGGGCGGGCCCCCGTCCTGACCGGCACCAGCACCAGCACCCGCACCAGCACCGGGTTGTCCCGCCACCTGGGGGCGCGGGGGGTCGAGGCCGTCGCGAGCACCGTGCTGACCACGACCCGCGGGCGTCCGGTCACCCTCGACGTGTTCGCCGCGACCGTGGAGCGACTCGTCCCCCACCCCCCGCACGTGCGGCTCTTCCTCGACTTCGCGGGCCTGGTGATGACCACCCTGGACCGGGCGGAGCACCTCGACGCGGCCCTCGAGAGCCGCGAGGTGATCGCCCAGGCGCAGGGCATCCTGCGCGAGCGCTTCGCGCTGACTCCGGCCGAGGGCATGAGCGTGCTGCGCCGCTACTCCCAGCAGTCGCACACCAAGGTCCGCGACGTCGCCCGCGAGATCGTCACCCAGCAGTCGTCTCCGGCACCGACGACGGTCCCGCGTCACCCGGACGACACCTCGTGTTCGGTTTGA